The following nucleotide sequence is from Amia ocellicauda isolate fAmiCal2 chromosome 14, fAmiCal2.hap1, whole genome shotgun sequence.
ttggaacagcactattctactacactgttactacagccccctattggaacagcactattctactacactgttactacagccccctatttgatcagcactattctactgttcGTGTGCTGTCAGTGagatatgtgtgcatgtattcaATAACTCCACAGGTTCCATGTTCAGAGGAATAATTTTCCACTTTATTATTTCAGTGTCATCCACTGTATTGGGCGACTAGGTGTACTGGAATGGAATTGAAAAGAAAGAACATCATATTCCAGACCATGGGCTCACCAGAGTCTCCATAAATATTGCAGTTTAAAGGTTACACACCCTTCACAGTGGTTGAATGTACATGTGTGTCCTAATCAAACTCAAGACACtctgccccctctctctctcactctcagtttACTGTTCTACTGGGGAAGAGCTGCTGTTTCCACAATGACATGCAAACAATGTAGAAGGGGGGTTAATATGCTAATTAGGCATATGCATTTTGCCACCTCCAACCTGTGGTCTTACGTGCACATAGAATGGAAGCACAGGAGAATGACATCATAAGAGCCCAGGCTGTCATGTGACACCTGGTTTCTTCACCATCCTGGGCTTCATTCTGACAAACTCTCAGTGGCTCTAAAGCATGTGTCCACCTGCAGGATTGCAAATTGGACCAATATATTAGTGTTGTACTGCATTGTGTGGAGTGGGGGAGGGGGAAGGACAATCTGGATAACCCTAGATATTGCAAAGGCTGCTAATAAAGCCCAGGGACAGCAGGAGTGGCACAGCTGAGCCGGGCCTACTAGAGGCTGAGGATGGGGTTGTGACAGTGGCTTTGTGTGCTTTCCTGGCAAAGGTGACGACGAGGCTGTTGGTAatggaggaggtgggggaggTGAGCTTGGCATTGTCGGAGGCGCGCAGGGCGAAGAACAGCACAGACTGGTTGGTGGCGGGCAGCACGGTCAGGGGCACCTGCAGGGTCTGCTTCTGCCCGGCCGGGACGACGTACAGGGAGGAGGTGTAGAGTCTGTGGGCCTGGGAGAAGCTGTTCCGCAGGGCGTCGGGGGTGGGGCTCACACGCACATCATAGCTGGAGACTGTGGGGGGTCAAGGAATGAGGAACAGATTAATTAGGAGAGGaagcacagtgagagagagagaacagcatCCTTCAGTTATAGACTCATTGGCATGATCTACTGCTCAAAACTTTTCCTCTCCCtttgcctgtctctctgtctctctgcctctgtcttgctctctccctctgtttctccatgccccccccccatttCTCTATCTCCCTCATTCTCTCACCAGTGCCCACATTGTAGTCGTCCCCGGGGGCTGTCCACTGCAGCAGGATGCTATCATTAATCAGTGAGGCGGTCAGATCGGTCACTCTGGACGGGGGGAAGTTGTCCTGGGGCACATCTGGCACTCCTGTTACCTTCACTGTTCCCCCCACCGCACTGCGGCTAAAATTACCCAGACCTTTGTGATTCTGTTGATCGAAATCCACGCTGCGCCGCACCCGCCCTGTGGGGTACAAAGACGTCAGAGAGGCATAGAGATGGACGGAGGCACTTAATGGGCCCAATTGGTCACTTGGCAATAGGTGAGCCATAGTGCTGGTGGGATCTATTGGGGGCAGTATGATTGTGTGACTGTGTGGCCAGCATGTAGCTGCGTGTGCATTTGAGCATCCGCGGGTGTGATTGCATCAGCGTTGGTGTGCAGTGTTTTTCAGTGtgcttgtcagtgtgtgtatcagtgtcagtgtgtcagtatcagAGCTAATATCAATATCAGCATGAACATTAGTATCAAtatcaaaatgtatataaatattagtATCGTGTCACTACCCTTGCAGGAGGCAGGGTTGGTGGGTGTGGTGTGTTCTTTTGGAGACACCACCAGCACCCTGCCCCCCTCTCCCAGCACCTCCAGCTTCACACTGTAGCGCCCGTCCTGTGGGTAGTCATAGAAGAGACAGGTGTAGAAGCCATCATCCTGGGTTGTGTCAGGAcctggagggggagagagagagagagagagagagagagagagagagagagtattttaTTGGCATGTTTTTTCTGATTGATCTATGTTTTCGTTATTTCTTTATctcttttaacatttatttctataatttacttttatttatataaattgatCTGTTTCATTTTGCATAGCGTGTGCAGGTCATTCCTCCCTGCTGGGCTCTGCACCACACAGCTCCACTCAGTAGAGGACAAAACCGCTAAGCCAAAAGACCGCTCTCCCAATGCAGGAGATTTATACACTCTTCAGATTTCAGATAGCACAGAGAGAAGAGGTGAACCTGCCTTTTAAAACATCATAGAAtacgaataaaaaaaaatcatcattagaagaattgaaaagggaaaacaaataaaatgttgggTTGTGGATTCAACCTTGGTAATATGATAGATGAAAACTATCCCACTAGGAAACACCTGAAAGCCTGATGGTGAAGCTGCTGAAATGTCTGTGTACTTAGACCCACTTGACCTGCCCCTGTCACAGGCACTGCACACGGGCTGTAGCCCTCTTTTTTGCTCTTTTGCCGCAGCCGCATCTTTTGCAGAGTTACCTCACAAAGTGGAGAACTCTTTTCATTTGACAGATAATCTGCAACTCTTAGAGCACAACGACATAATCACAgctttttttaaaaatgtgacacAATATGTTTCCTAACATGACCGATACTTTCGATAACGAGGGCAAAGATTTCAATCAAAATTCAAAAGTGTTGAGAAACCCTGCTTTAGACACCACTGGTATCTTTATATGACCTTAATGAATGCTGAAAACCTTTTTAGGAAGTATATCTGATACATATAGTGCAATGTCATATTGgtaaattcaattcaattcagttgTTAGACAACAATATGTCTGGAGGAGACCACCTAGATCCACTTGATTGGCTGACTGACCTTCCAATGAGAATGAGTAAACTGGAGCCTGGCAGGCAATCACAGGCCCCTCAACACAGAAGCTCACCTGCGCCATCGTCGAGGGCAGGCAGCCTCAGTAATTTGCCGTTGTCGAGGTCCACGATCACTGTGACATTGGCCTGGGTGATGAGACGGTTGCCCTGGGAGACCATGCCGGTGATGATGATTGGCTCAGGGTAGGTCACCTCGATCTTCTGTATGATTCCAGTGACGATGACCGGAGGGACACACTCATTGACAGCCTTTGAGATCACTGTGAGTGTGAAGTTCTGGGTAGTTTGGTGGCTGTTCAACACTGTGAAGCTCCAGGTGCctgactgagagacacacaacacactgtctGTTACTGAATCTAGACACACactgtgttactgactctagacacacactgtgttactgactctagacacacactgtgttactgactctagACACACACTGTGTTACTGACTATAGACACACAATGCAAAACCCAGACAGGCGCAGTGTGCTGGTCTCTCAGTGAGGCTCCAGCTCAGTCCAATACCTCGGCAACTCCAGGCAGTGTGAGGCAGGCGGTCCTCACGGCAGGGTCAGTGTCCAGATGGCTGTTGTTGTAGACGTTCCCCCGGGGGCTCCTCACGCTGACCTGTGGCTGGGCCAGCTGCCAGGTGAAGATGAACACTGTGTTGTTCCCCACAGTGGAGTCCACACTCACTGAGCCACTGAACTGGGTGCCTGGGGCGGTCTTTGTGCCTGTACTGAGCagctgggagagagagggagagagagacactgtgaaTCCTTATTGTCTATTGAGAAACTTATTGGACTGTGGAGAAAAGACAGAAAGAgggaaagacagagagaaacactgTATAGGAGAGGTATAATCTCCATATATGCACACTCTGAAGCTGaaggacagacagagacagagagacaagaGACACAGTGAACCCCTTGTGGGTTAACTGAGAAATTAGGGCAcaaggagacagagacagagaagtgaagacagagagacagagatagggagagagagagagagagtgtaaatAACCAATTACAGTGCAGTTACCCCACTGTGACCCTTCAGATTTGACAATTTGATTAACACACAATCCCCTGCGGTCTGTTTCTGCTCACTGACCTTTACAATAGACACCATACCTGTTAATATTGGTCCATACATGAATTGTGTCTGTATCCAGGTCTGCTGTTTGCTTTAACTGTATGGAGAACTGTGATGACAGATGCGTGAATTGTGATGTGACAGGTGCAGTTGCTTCAATACAACACTAGAGGGCACTAATGCTGCATTCAATGTACCTGAATGGGGGTGGTGATGTCGTCTCCTGATCCAGAAGAGATGTCACTAAACGTGTCAATCAGCCCAGTCAAGTTCAGGTTGTCAGTGGCGGAGAAACACTTCCCTCctgcacagcaacacacagcactgaacacacagaaactgaacacagcactgaacacactgagacactcaacacagcactgaacacactgagacactctacacagcactgaacacactgagacacagcatcAGTAACACAGAAGGGTGTATGTatgagcagacacacacagtcatgcaGTTGTTCAATTGGGAATTCCCTTGAGACACAGGACTGTTCTACTGACTgcagaccctgctgtactgtactgtacctgtcctGAGGGAGAACTGTTCCAGTCCAGGGTCAGCGCTGCGCCCCAGGGCGATGGTGTGGACAATGGCCCCACTTTGTGCCACCTCGTCCACACAGTAAGTCACATTCCTGTCCTCCCCGTCTGTCAGCAGGATGATCTCGTCTCCGGCCACCTGTTTGTCGTCCCCCCTCAGGACCTGTGGCAGGGACAGTGGGTGTTGGTGCCGTCTCCACCAGGGGGCTCCACTGAGACAGAGCTGTCACCCAGGGTCTGTATAGCCAATGTGCcttctgctttttcttttgtcCAATTGGTTAATGGTATTGTTAGTCAGCTGTTGCGCATTATTAGtcacatttgtatgtatttaggaTATCCAGTGACTGATGAGAGGGGCCCTGTGTTAATTTCAAACTGTTCTTCTGAACTGTAACTCATTTGTTATCCTATAGTTGTCTCTGTAGGCaactttttttacatttcttttgttCACTTATGTATGTACTAatttaatattagtattatcaGTAGTAGGAGTATAAGTATTAGTATAATTTTGCTTTgtaactgaaaacaaatatgcTGTATTAGGATTGCAGAGAGAAACCACAGTGTTGAACAGCAATGCAGAGAGAATCAGCACCACCGACAGGGAGACAGAGTGTGTTGATTGGATATCAAACGTATGGCTCAATGCTGACTGGCTATCGACTTTGCACAAGAATGCAATTTGATGTGTGCCACTATTGTTGTCAAGGGGATTTTGGGTGTTTTCGATCAATCCATACAAAAAGCGCAACACTTGGTATCAGGGTGAACAACTGTACGAAGTTTGGTATGTGTAACAAGAACTGTATGAGGAGTAAGTGTTTGGAcgaatggaataataataatattatatatcttGCAAGAGGATAAGACTCCTAATAGTATACAGTCAGGGAAAAaataattgatcccctgctgattttgtacgtttgcccactgacaaagaaatgatcagtctataattttaatggtaggtgtattttaacagtgagagacagagtaacaacaacaaaatccagaaaaacgcatttcaaaaaagttataaattgatttgcatgttaatgagggaaataagtatttgatcccctatcaatcagcaggatttctggctcccaggtgttttttatacaggtaacgagctgagattaggagcactctcttaaagggagagctcctaatctcagctcgttacctgtataaaagacacctgtccacagaagcaatcaatcaatcagattccaaactctccaccatggccaagaccaaagagctgtccaaggatgtcagggacaagattgtagacctacacaaggctggaatgggttacaagaccatcgccaagcagcttggtgagaagatgacaacagttggggcgattattcacaaatggaagaaacacaaaataactgtcagtctccctcggtctggggctccatgcaagatctcacctcgtggagtttcaatgatcatgagaacagtgaggaatcagcccagaactacacgggaggatcttgttaatgatctcaaggcagctgggaccatagtcaccaagaaaacaattggtaacacactacgccatgaaggactgaaatcctgcaacgcccgcaaggtccccctgctcaagaaagcacatgtacaggcccgtctgaagtttgccaacatctgaatgattcagaggagaactgggtgaaagtgttgtggtcagatgagaccaaaatcgagctctttggcatcaactcaactcgccgtgtttggaggaggaggaatgaccccaagaacaccatccccaccgtcaaacatggaggtggaaacattatgctttgggggtgtttttctgctaaggggacaggacaactgcaccgcatcaaagggacgaaggatggggccatgtaccgtcaaatcttgggtgagaacctccttccctcagccagggcaaacatggtggccaactacaagaaacgtctgacctctgtgattgccaacaagggttttgccatcaagtactaagtcgaaggggtcaaatacttatttccctcattaacatgcaaatcaatttataacttttttgaaatgcgtttttctggatttgtttgttgttattctgtctctcactgttaaaatatacctaccattaaaattatagactgatcatttctttgtcagtgggcaaacgtacaaaatcagcaggggatcaaatacttatttccatcACTGTAGGTACAAAACAATCTGTGCAGACAGAAGTGCTTTTTTCTGAATAACTGAATATGTAATTTAACTGGGATCAACACATTTCTTTCAACCAGCTCGCAACTTGACCCACAACAGGTGTACAGTTTGGATCTGAAATCCCTCCCCTTAGATTATATTCTAGGGTTTGATGCCAACTTGGAAAATCAGAAATGGACAAAAGAAGAAAACCCTACCATGTGCAAAGAAAACCACAGTGGAATGTATTTGAATGAATTTTGGATTCAGTGCTCCAACTGCTCTGCGTTAAACACTTGGGTTCGAACCTGGGCTTTCCATACCTTCCCCTCAGTGTGGCACAGAGCCCCAAAGGGTAACCCACTCACCTCAAAGCCCCTCCTGAGGCCTCCACAGATGTCAGTTCGCCCCTTGGGCTCACTGGGCAGATTGCTGACCAGCTCATTGCGTGAGATCATGCTGTCGATCTCGGTAAGCTTCTTCTGGATGATGGACTCATGGTCGAACTTCACGATGCCCACGATTGATCCCTGCTCCAAGATCCACAACAGGAACAGCTGGGCCGCCTGCCTCAGCCTGGTGATTCTGTCGgcctggggagggagagaggctgCTGAAGGGGCTGCCCATTACAGCCTAAGCAATTTCACAGAGTTTCagtcacaaaacaaaatacactgaCTTACTGATACATTGACTGTATGACTGTTCAGACTAAACTGTAGCTATTAGTAGTgttgtaattatgtatttatacaatgtACTGGCACCTACCATGTTAAAGTGCAGTAATGAAATATGCAGAGTGAGTGACTTTACACTTTCGCCTCATTGCAATCTCACGTATGACCAACACAGAACGTGTGCAGTCTCCACACACTTGACTGTGTTTTCTGCCTGTGAGGCGCATTTCCAGAAAAATGGTGACAGCAAGTTCATTGTGCAAAGAGGAGAGGGCCAGTGAGTTTGTAAATGAAGTGAACTTACATTTCACACTTATACTTTATTTTGTCAGCAGATGGAATattattacagtgagggaaaaaagtatttgatcccctgctgattttgtacgtttgcccactgacaaagaaattatcagtctataattttaatggtagatgtattttaacagtgagagacagaataacaaaaaaatccagaaaaacgcatttcaaaaaagttatacatttatttccatgttaatgagggaaataagtatttgatcccctatcaatcagcaagatttctggctcccaggtgtcttttatacaggtaatgagctgagattaggagcactctcttaaagggagtgctcctaatctcagctcgttacctgtataaaagacacctgtccacagaagcaatcaatcaatcagattccaaactctccaccatggccaagaccaaagagctgtccaaggatgtcagggacaagattgtagacctacacaaggctggaatgggctacaagaccatcgccaagcagcttggtgagaaggtgacaacagttggtgcgattattcgcaaatggaagaaacacaaaataactgtcagtctcccttggtctggggctccatgcaagatctcacctcgtggagtttcaatgatcatgagaacggtgaggaatcagcccagaactacacgggaggatcttgttaatgatctcaaggcagctgggaccatagtcaccaagaaaacagttgataacacactacgccatgaaggactgaaatcctgcaacgcccgcaaggtccccctgctcaagaaagcacatgtacaggcccgtctgaagtttgccaatgaacatctgaatgattcagaggagaactgtgtgaaagtgttgtggtcagatgagaccaaaatcgagctctttggtatcaactcaactcgccatgtttggaggaggaggaatgaccccaagaacaccatccccaccgtcaaacatggaggtggaaacattatgctttgggggtgtttttctgctaaggggacaggacaactgcaccgcatcaaagggacaatggacggggccatgtaccgtcaaatcttgggtgagaacctccttccctcagccagggcattgaaaatgggtcgtggatgggtattccagcacgacaatgacccaaaacacacagccaaagcaacaaaggagtggctcaagaagaagcacattaaggtcctggagtggcctagccagtctctagactttaatcccatagaaaatctgtggagggagctgaaggttcgagttgccaatcgtcagcctcgaaaccttaatgacttggagaggatctgcaaagaggagtgggacaaaatccctcctgagatgtgtgcaaacctggtggccaactacaagaaacgtctgacctctgtaattgccaacaagggttttgccagcaagtactaagtcgaaggggtcaaatacttatttccctcattaacatgcaaatcaatgtataactttcttgaaatgcgtttttctggatttttttgttgttattctgtctctcactgttaaaatacacctaccattaaaattatagactgatcatttctttgtcagtgggcaaacgtacaaattcagcaggggatcaaatacttttttcccctcactgtatatgggtTATTATCTAATTAAGCTTTACAGGAGTTAATCTTTTGTGACCGAAAATCACCATATCTCATGTGAAAACATTAGCATCTAtcaacagaattaaaaaaaaacacttttttttgttcttttccaaATTACTGGTGATTTATTGAACATCTTCTGTCATATTCTCATGGTTATTtgatatttgatttgattatttGATATCTGAGTGTGGATTAAAGCACAGTTACAAAAGACTTTGCTCCCAAATATTTCAGACAAGGAGGGAACAAGTGGGAATTTgtaatcaaacacacacaatgctcTGTAAATATAAAGTTTTTGTATTAGATGTTCGCTGGGATATCAGTTTGCTCTTTGGGTTTTCCATGTCCCTAACGTAGCTGCTGTGCTACATGGTAAGTTTGCCTTCGACATGCCAGAGAGCAGCTTATACAAACTAATTATTAACTAATGTAACACTGGACAGCAGACTGGAGTGTAGAACCCATTTGAAGGGCGAGACAAATGTGAGGTCAAACACAGGTGAAGGTTCGATTCCGGCAAACAGGGTTAACAAGGGAATCCAGTAATTGTGGTCAGCAAACAGGCAAGAGGTCAGTAATCCGGTGATCAGAACCAGACAGGGGAGGCAGTAGGTTGTAAACACGGGAAGGCAATAACAGTTGAAATAAGGCTCATTATTCAATGATTATTCAATTATCAGGTTGATTGGTTCTTTTTGTTAGTTAAACATAATCTGACATTATTAATTCAataaagttaatttattttgtcttaaGTAGTAAAAGCGTGTTTTCTGATCTTCACTGTTGGATAGAGTTATGAAGAATTGTTGACTTTTATTACAATATAACCCTGTTTACAACtggcatttttcttttgttaacattttccatacattaaataaatgaatggtttTAATGTAATCAACTGAACTGATCATAAGTGTTTAAATTGTGTCATGTGTAAATGCTGTGCCTCAGTTGGCACTGTACTCTCTACAGGATGTTCAGGGATAATGGTAAATATGAAGTGCAACTGCAAATGTTTAATTCTTGAAGTTGTAGTTTTATACTGCCAGTGGTGACTGTTGCACcaaaacactgactgactgactgacaccctgactgactgatacattgaCTCAcacattgattgactgattgacacactgactgactaacaccctgactgactgatacactgactgactgacaccctgactgactgatacactgactgactgacaccctgactgactgatacattgaCTCACAcattgattgactgactgacacactgactgactgacacactgactaactgactgatACATTGACTCACACATTGATtcactgattgacacactgattgactgacacactcaGTGCTCCCTGTCACTCACAATACTCATGCTGCCTGAGGTGTCCAGCACCAGACACACCACCCTGCGCTGGGCTCTCAGCAGGGTgaaggagggtggggggggctcaGTGGCATTGGGGGGGTTGTTGCCGTTCAGGAAGTCGGGGGTGCTGCTGATCACGTCCCACACGCTCCTGTAGTCACACAGCCGGTTGTGGGTGTTGGGCGCCTCGGAATTGTGGGAACGGCTGTCACAGAACTCTgtgatctgagagagagagagagagagagagagagagaaggggagagaggagggagtgggctgtgttgtgtgtagcTGTGTGGTCATTTTTATTGTGTACATTTCCAATACCTTACTCCAACAAGCAGTAACTAAAGCCTAACCATTACTGAGTCTAGAGCAGGTTAATTAACCCCTTAAACTCATTAGACTTTTGTAAATTACCAATCACCCCTGCTGATGTTAATAGAGCAGTTTTACATGAATTATTTAATcagttatttattcatatttaatatgCTAAATACTTTACTTTGTGAATTCAATCCTTTAGTATTTTCAGATTAAGATATTGTTGTCTAATagctatttgtatatttattaacatattaaaatgtaagttataaatatataaactattCTATTacccaatttaaaaaataaacaaacaaaacaactctAGAATATTTGCACTGTACAAGTGGACAGGTGCACACACTGCTGTTGGCACATGGGAAAGGCTCAGCCACCCCCCCTTAAACACTGTCAATTTTTCTCTGATCCCAAAAGACAAACAAGATTCTTTCATGATAAATACAGCATCACAATACACATAAATGCTCTTTATACTTTCAGTTTGAAATATATggctaagggtgtctgctaagaaatgagaaaacaatacaattttatatctacaaaaataacaaatgaaaacaacattaTGAACAAAAATCACCCAGAAATTGTGACTCCCAGCATGGGGAACCCCAGCCCTAGTGGCCAGCACAGAGTCTGGCAGGCGCCCCACACTCTCTGCCAGGGTGACGCACTCTCTCACCTGTGGGATGAAGGGCTGGTACATGATGGACCCTGTGGTGTTCTGGGTGCTACTCGGCCGGAAGGTGCAGTCCCCAGTGGGCAGGCCTGTCTGAGGGTCCGTCTCACACGCTGAGCCATCACTCTTCAGATGGGAACCAGAGATTGAACTGgaacacctgggagccagagcCAGAGgaaagggacagacagacagacagacacacacacacacacacacacacatcacacacacaaacatagagGCAGAAGGAAACAGAGGAACAGAGGGAAagtgagaggaggaggagtgagaTTAGGGAGAAaatggaaaagagagagaagtttAAGAATGACTGTTTAGATAAAATGGTATTGTAAGGGGTTATTCTGTGAGGGAATCTGCACATTATCTGTATGCAGAGGCAAAGTATAAGGACAGGCAAAGCAGGCaactgcctggggcccccaagACTCTAGAGGGCCCCCGAGGAGCAACCAAATCGAATCCGCAGCATTGGATGCATCATCAAATAAAAATCCCTGGATTCCCGGACCCCTCCTAACTGCTGTGGCAAGTGCAACGATGGCACCTTGCAAACCTCCCTGATGGCCCCATGATTGTCGTGGGGTGTGTTTTGAGGCGAACACATGAGCTGCAATGAAGAGGACGGGTATCTCCGGCCGcgaaaaaagaaagggaaaaaagaggattaagagaaaagaaaacatgacaGTTGTAAGTGTGCACCGGACATTTACGTTTAATGTGAAAGATTAACGATgacagatctttttttttttaatggatgtaGCGCTAATGTAGCCCAATGTCAACTGCTAGCTCAGTAACATCATTGACACTGTACTAGCAATACTAAAGATAATACAGTAGTTTGCTACCTTAGCTTAGCTAGATTGGTagattgttgtttttggttgttGGAGCAAACTTTTTTTCATGAaaaggtatctattgtaaagtctaatttgtatttaaaaaataaataaaaaaaaatctgttcatATTCTGCAAGAATCATTACCTATACTTGTTTCTTTGATTCATAAGTGGTAAATTGACTACACAAACATGCTATTTTACAGTCAACACTTTCTTATCTTTCCACAGGAGCATTATTAACGTTCCTTTCGGGAGGAGCAGAACAACAAGTCCATCCTCCTGTTGACGATGAAGAagagaacacaatacaaacttttTGAAAAGACCAGGAGCActaaatatgtatatagattTTGTAGTTATTGACAATGATTTTATTGTCCTGTTTTTGTCTCCCAtgttaacatgtttttttttttttttttttttttactgttaaccaatgtgaaaataaaactgattcTGTAAATGCTTTTTGATGTTTGATTATGTAACGGGGGTTTCAGGAATATAATGGTAATGAACATTAGTTAAAAGGGTTATGGAACAAAAAAGATGGGGTTTTCTGCCTAGGGCCCCTTCAGACTCTAGAATCACCTCTGTCTGTACataagtgtttgtgtgttggttCGAGAATGTTCTGGGACCAAATCCTGTATATGTCAGTGTAAGTGAGGTCGCCC
It contains:
- the LOC136767317 gene encoding calcium-activated chloride channel regulator 1-like, yielding MVSIVKLLSTGTKTAPGTQFSGSVSVDSTVGNNTVFIFTWQLAQPQVSVRSPRGNVYNNSHLDTDPAVRTACLTLPGVAESGTWSFTVLNSHQTTQNFTLTVISKAVNECVPPVIVTGIIQKIEVTYPEPIIITGMVSQGNRLITQANVTVIVDLDNGKLLRLPALDDGAGPDTTQDDGFYTCLFYDYPQDGRYSVKLEVLGEGGRVLVVSPKEHTTPTNPASCKVPPSISMPL